In Betaproteobacteria bacterium, the following are encoded in one genomic region:
- a CDS encoding DUF971 domain-containing protein, with the protein MAGLDRQTPIPTEIKLHQKSRMMEVSFSDGRTFELPYELLRVYSPSAEVRGHGPGQEVLQIGKQFVEIRNIEPIGTYAVRPTFSDGHETGIYSWDYLYWLGDQKEALWNQYLERLAAAGESREPRPDLPPRPRAK; encoded by the coding sequence ATGGCAGGGCTCGACAGGCAGACCCCGATCCCGACGGAAATCAAGCTGCACCAGAAATCCCGGATGATGGAGGTGAGCTTCTCCGATGGCCGCACGTTCGAGCTCCCATACGAGCTCCTGCGCGTCTATTCACCGTCGGCCGAGGTGCGCGGCCACGGCCCCGGCCAGGAAGTGCTGCAGATCGGCAAGCAGTTCGTCGAGATCCGCAACATCGAGCCGATTGGCACTTACGCCGTGCGGCCGACGTTCTCGGACGGCCACGAGACAGGGATCTACTCCTGGGACTACCTGTACTGGCTCGGTGATCAGAAGGAGGCGCTCTGGAACCAGTATCTGGAGCGACTGGCCGCCGCAGGTGAAAGCCGCGAGCCGCGTCCCGACCTGCCGCCCCGCCCTAGGGCGAAGTGA
- the ubiE gene encoding bifunctional demethylmenaquinone methyltransferase/2-methoxy-6-polyprenyl-1,4-benzoquinol methylase UbiE, with product MAKTTDFGFESVPEGEKQKRVDGVFDSVADRYDLMNDLMSGGLHRLWKRFTIAQSHVRPGQRVLDLAGGTGDLARKFSERVGNTGTVCLADVNAAMLRIGRDRLLDAGCIAPAVQCNAEKLPFRADAFDCVSIAFGLRNVTRKDAALAEMRRVVRPGGRVLVLEFSRVWPPLGPLYDAYSFSVLPALGKLVARDAESYRYLAESIRMFPSQAELKLMMETAGFDKVEYFNLTAGLVALHVGVKY from the coding sequence ATGGCCAAGACCACCGACTTCGGATTCGAGAGCGTCCCGGAGGGCGAGAAGCAGAAGCGCGTGGACGGTGTCTTCGACTCCGTCGCCGATCGCTACGACCTGATGAACGATCTCATGTCGGGCGGGCTGCACCGGCTGTGGAAGCGCTTCACCATCGCGCAAAGCCACGTGAGGCCGGGACAGCGCGTGCTCGACCTGGCCGGCGGCACCGGCGATCTCGCGCGGAAGTTCAGCGAGCGTGTCGGCAACACCGGCACCGTCTGTCTCGCCGACGTCAATGCAGCGATGCTCAGGATCGGCCGCGACCGCCTGCTCGATGCCGGCTGCATCGCCCCGGCGGTCCAGTGCAATGCGGAGAAACTGCCGTTTCGCGCCGACGCGTTCGACTGTGTCAGCATCGCCTTCGGCCTGCGCAACGTCACCCGCAAGGATGCGGCGCTCGCGGAAATGCGGCGCGTGGTGCGGCCTGGCGGGCGCGTGCTGGTGCTCGAGTTCTCGCGCGTGTGGCCCCCGCTCGGCCCGCTCTACGACGCCTATTCGTTCAGCGTCCTGCCGGCACTCGGCAAGCTCGTCGCCAGGGACGCCGAAAGCTACCGCTACCTCGCCGAGTCGATCCGCATGTTTCCATCGCAGGCGGAGCTCAAGCTCATGATGGAGACCGCGGGCTTCGACAAGGTCGAGTACTTCAATCTCACGGCGGGTCTGGTCGCGCTGCACGTGGGCGTCAAGTACTAA
- the phoB gene encoding phosphate regulon transcriptional regulator PhoB: protein MAATVLVVEDEPAIQELISYNLQQAGHQPMRAGSAEDALNIMRHALPDLVLVDWMLPGLSGIELARRIKSDKRTKTVPIIMLTARAAEEDKLTGLDTGADDYITKPFSPRELNARVKAVLRRRAPQMTDDVVEIEGLRLDPASHRITGDRQPIELGPTEFRLLHYLMTHTERVHSRAQLLDQVWGDHVFVEERTVDVHIRRLRKALEPTGNDRLIQTVRGSGYRFSAS, encoded by the coding sequence ATGGCGGCAACCGTTCTGGTCGTCGAGGACGAACCAGCGATCCAGGAGCTCATCTCCTACAACCTGCAGCAGGCGGGCCACCAGCCCATGCGCGCAGGCAGCGCGGAGGATGCGCTCAACATCATGCGCCACGCGCTGCCGGACCTGGTGCTGGTCGACTGGATGCTGCCGGGCTTGAGCGGTATCGAGCTCGCCAGGCGCATCAAGTCGGACAAGCGCACGAAGACCGTTCCCATCATCATGCTCACCGCGCGCGCTGCAGAGGAAGACAAGCTGACCGGCCTCGATACGGGTGCGGACGACTACATCACAAAGCCCTTCTCGCCGCGCGAACTCAATGCGCGCGTCAAGGCCGTGCTGCGCCGACGCGCCCCCCAGATGACCGATGACGTCGTCGAGATCGAGGGGCTGCGACTCGATCCGGCGAGCCATCGCATCACCGGCGATCGCCAGCCGATCGAGCTCGGCCCGACGGAGTTCCGGCTGCTGCATTATCTGATGACGCACACGGAGCGCGTGCATTCGCGCGCCCAGCTGCTCGACCAGGTCTGGGGCGATCACGTGTTCGTCGAAGAGCGCACGGTGGACGTGCACATCCGACGGCTGCGCAAGGCGCTGGAACCGACCGGGAACGACCGGCTGATCCAGACCGTGCGCGGCAGCGGGTACCGTTTCTCCGCGAGCTGA
- the phoR gene encoding phosphate regulon sensor histidine kinase PhoR, whose protein sequence is MTLFVAIAIGTAITWAVANLVVALGFACAALLLVVVSHLRDLSALQRWLKDPRPETMPNVSSTWEPTFTRLARLIRSQRRSSAELRDTLDRFRLAAAALPDGVCMLDVSDRIEWCNPGAESHLGLDARRDGGILITNLVRYPEFVAFLRAGPDAPPLRLKVSQGGRELALSLQVVPYGEERKLLLSRDITRFEEVETIRRDFVANVSHELRTPITVVAGFLENLADSPQAAPEFFERSIHLMRDQTLRMQRLVEDLLTLSRLESEQYPLREAPVDVCDLARKLAVDARSLSHGRHRVRLELESASWLAGSEDELRSAFGNLVSNAVRYTPEGGCITIGWSNRGTEAVFWVQDSGIGVEPEHIPRLTERFYRVDRSRSRATGGTGLGLAIVKHVLHRHQGRLEIRSDPGKGSTFSVVFPAARVRDEPRRPVALRADDASETDGKASAQRRIEVG, encoded by the coding sequence ATGACGCTGTTCGTCGCGATCGCGATCGGAACCGCCATCACCTGGGCGGTGGCGAACCTTGTCGTTGCGCTCGGCTTCGCGTGTGCGGCTCTCCTGCTCGTCGTCGTCTCTCATCTGCGCGACCTGAGCGCCCTGCAACGCTGGCTGAAGGATCCGCGGCCGGAGACGATGCCGAACGTCTCGTCGACATGGGAACCGACCTTCACCCGGCTCGCCCGCCTGATCCGCTCGCAGCGTCGCAGCTCCGCCGAACTCCGCGACACGCTCGACCGCTTCCGGCTCGCCGCGGCCGCGTTGCCCGACGGCGTCTGCATGCTCGATGTCAGCGACCGCATCGAGTGGTGCAACCCCGGCGCCGAGTCACACCTCGGTCTCGATGCACGACGCGACGGCGGCATACTCATCACCAATCTCGTCCGCTACCCGGAGTTCGTCGCATTCCTGCGCGCCGGACCGGACGCACCGCCGTTGCGTCTCAAGGTCAGCCAGGGCGGCCGCGAGCTCGCGCTGTCCTTGCAGGTGGTGCCTTACGGCGAAGAGCGGAAGCTGCTGCTGAGTCGCGACATCACCCGCTTCGAGGAGGTGGAAACGATCCGGCGCGACTTCGTGGCGAATGTCTCGCACGAATTGCGCACACCGATCACCGTCGTCGCCGGCTTCCTGGAAAATCTCGCGGACAGTCCGCAGGCGGCACCGGAGTTCTTCGAGCGATCGATTCACCTCATGCGCGATCAGACGCTGCGCATGCAGCGGCTGGTGGAGGACCTGCTCACCCTGTCGCGTCTGGAGAGCGAACAGTATCCGCTCAGGGAAGCGCCGGTGGATGTCTGCGATCTGGCCCGGAAGCTCGCGGTCGATGCGCGCAGCCTGAGCCACGGTCGGCATCGCGTGCGACTCGAACTCGAAAGCGCAAGCTGGCTTGCCGGAAGCGAGGACGAACTGCGCAGCGCCTTCGGCAACCTGGTGAGCAATGCGGTCCGCTACACGCCCGAAGGCGGATGCATCACCATCGGCTGGAGCAACCGCGGTACCGAGGCGGTCTTCTGGGTGCAGGACAGCGGCATCGGTGTGGAGCCGGAGCACATTCCGCGGCTGACCGAGCGGTTCTACCGGGTGGATCGCAGTCGCTCGCGCGCAACCGGCGGCACCGGTCTCGGGCTCGCGATCGTGAAGCACGTCCTGCATCGTCATCAGGGACGGCTCGAGATCAGGAGCGATCCGGGCAAGGGCAGCACCTTCAGCGTGGTGTTTCCGGCGGCACGCGTGCGCGATGAACCACGCCGGCCGGTCGCGCTACGTGCTGACGATGCGTCCGAGACGGACGGCAAGGCGAGCGCGCAGCGTCGCATCGAGGTCGGCTGA